Genomic segment of Pseudomonadota bacterium:
AATGCTTCAGTTGCTAACGCGAAGCGTATGTATAGTGCCACGGGCTTGCCCATGGGAATCTACTTTGACAAGGGACCGAAAGAACATTAGAATATAACATCATGGGCAGATTTAGACTTGTAAGCGACTATGTACCAAAAGGCGACCAGCCTGTGGCAATTAAAAAACTTGTAAAAAACATAAAGCAGGATGTGTCGCATCAGGTCTTACTCGGTGTAACAGGTTCAGGGAAGACATTCACCATGGCAAATGTGATTGAGAAGGTTCAAAGGCC
This window contains:
- a CDS encoding DEAD/DEAH box helicase family protein — translated: MGRFRLVSDYVPKGDQPVAIKKLVKNIKQDVSHQVLLGVTGSGKTFTMANVIEKVQRP